In Nitrosomonas ureae, the sequence GAACATCGAATCTGGCAACAGGTGACCTGGGACGATAATTTTTCATTCGGGAGATTATCAGCGCGTAGCCGTTTTGAGCAACGCTTCTTCGACCATAATGCAGCCAATCCTGGTAATGATGATGTGGGTCATCGGTTCCGCCAACTGGTTAAACTGGCGGTTCCAATGCCGTCAATAAATGAGAATCTAAGTTTTATCGTTCAGAGCGAATTGTTTATTGCAATGAATAGCGTTGATAATCCTGCTTTCATTTCCCGGGGTTACGATCAGAACCGCGCATTCGTCGGATTAGGCTACAAAGTCAACCAGTATGCGACCGTTGAAGTAGGTTATATGAATCAATTTATCAATCGGCCGCACAGTGCGCGCCCCGATCAAATGATGCATAATTTTATTGCGAGTTTGTTTCTGAATTTCTAATGATCAATCGTTCAACACTGATTATATAGACATACCCCGTGCCTCCTGAGCCGGTAATTTTCTTGCGATAAAAAATTACCGGCTCTATTTTTCCTATTATCATTATTAAACACATCTGATTGTATTTTCGGATAGCAGTAAGTATATGATTTAAAGAGTGGAAATATTTTTCCACTTTTTATTACGATACACTTTCTATTACTATACTGCTCCGATCAATTACAGAGTAATACATGCACGATTTTAAGCCGGGTCAACGATGGATCTGCGATGTTGATTTACAATTGGGACTGGGCACGGTTCAGAATGTTGAGCATAGGATTGTCACTATCACTTTCAGCTCGGCGGGTGAGATCCGTTCCTATGCCAAACACTCCGCGCCATTGACACGCGTGGTTTTCAAGGCAGACGATGTTGTCAGTAGCCAAGCGGGTCTTACATTGAAAGTGACTCACGCCAATGAGCGCAATGGATTAATCGTCTATTCGGGCGTTAGCGAAGGCGGAGATAGCCTGGAACTTGCCGAAGAGCAGCTAGCACACCACTTACTATTGAACCGTCCGGCAGAACGCTTGTTCGCGGGTCAGTTTGATCAGGACAAATGGTTCAGGATTCGCTATCAAACACTGCTGATCCGTAACCGGATGGCGCAGACACCGCTGTACGGTCTGGTGGGCACGCGCACTAACCTCATCCCGCACCAACTGTACATCGCCCATGAAGTGGGCCGCCGCTTTGCGCCGCGGGTGTTATTGGCCGATGAAGTCGGGCTGGGAAAAACCATCGAGGCCGGATTGATTTTGCATCAGCAATTGCTCACCGAGCGTGCCAAGCGCGTGCTCATCGTGGTGCCGGAAACCTTGATCCACCAATGGCTGGTGGAAATGCTGCGGCGTTTCAATCTGCAATTCAGCATTTTCGACGAAGCGCGCTGTTTGTCTATGGAAGAAAGCGATGAAGACGAAGAAAACGGGAAAGATGAGCAAGGCGAAAATCCGTTTCAAAGCGAGCAATTGGTGCTGTGCAGTGTGCATTTTCTGCGGCAAAATCCGAAGCGTTTTCAGCAAGCATTGGAAGGTCGCTGGGATTTGCTGGTAGTCGACGAAGCGCATCATTTGCACTGGTCGCCACAAGCCGCCAGCCCGCAATACGCCATG encodes:
- a CDS encoding DUF2490 domain-containing protein; this encodes MFKKINIFAILIVLGFVISNPVAADATAEDFQVWGGVFSQGNFGFVNPNNPDLKKFRWWMEGQGRFGNDATQFTQSLIRPGVGYALTDKVVVWAGYAWAPTAEPLAARPFNEHRIWQQVTWDDNFSFGRLSARSRFEQRFFDHNAANPGNDDVGHRFRQLVKLAVPMPSINENLSFIVQSELFIAMNSVDNPAFISRGYDQNRAFVGLGYKVNQYATVEVGYMNQFINRPHSARPDQMMHNFIASLFLNF